One stretch of Toxoplasma gondii ME49 chromosome XI, whole genome shotgun sequence DNA includes these proteins:
- a CDS encoding hypothetical protein (encoded by transcript TGME49_309025~Predicted trans-membrane domain (TMHMM2.0):47-70) — protein MVPEALLFPCLPVQMCQTMLSQRKTPAMMERVCSNRNVDRLWLHATRSAVFALCFIILFTSSSPSSAWLSTQFDPQMWYRETGNAPQKEGLLPDRVKGEERRSLQDCGTQEMRVRQKRG, from the exons ATGGTTCCAGAGGCACTGTTATTCCCTTGCCTGCCTGTTCAGATGTGTCAGACAATGCTGagccagagaaaaacacCGGCAATGATGGAGAGAGTGTGTTCGAACAGAAACGTCGACCGTTTGTGGTTACACGCCACACGCTCCGCCGTCTTCGCCCTCTGCTTCATCATCCTTTTCACCTCTTCAAGTCCATCTTCCGCGTGGCTGTCTACACAATTTGATCCTCAAATGTGGTACCGCGAAACGGGCAACGCCCCACAAAAGGAAGGACTTCTCCCAGACCGCGtcaaaggagaggaaagacgatCCTTGCAG GATTGTGGGACTCAGGAAATGCGCGTCCGACAGAAGCGTGGCTGA